The Nycticebus coucang isolate mNycCou1 chromosome 17, mNycCou1.pri, whole genome shotgun sequence nucleotide sequence GGGACAGCATCATTTCCATTTCCAGAGATCAGAGTCTGTGACAGAGAAGTGCTGAGGGATGCTTGTTCAAAAGCCGAAGTGAAGAAGGCAAAATGAAGGAAAGAGTAGATTTTAGAACTGACAGGCCTTAGTTCTATTGATAATAATACAGAATTGTATAACCAGAAAAATGTTAGACATTAGCTATGTTAACACTTTTAAGTCTtctggagaaaaagaataaagaccaGAAAAGTTAGCTGGATGGCAGCAGACACCGTTAGGAGCTCCCCGAGTGGAATTTAGACATAGCTCCCTACTCCCAGTCGCGAGTGATTCAGCATAGGCAAAAAAGACTAAAAAGAGGGCAACCTCACAGGGCTGTTTCTCCTTTTCACTTACAAACAGGTATGGTTTTCTCTCTGTGCTACTGAGCTCTCCTAAGACTCTCCACTACAGGAGAAAGCAGACAGATCCACAGGCAGCAGCGTTTCGGAGCCTAAGCCCCCCTGACTTTGGAGTCAAACCGCTAGACATCTCAGTGATTCTATCAGCACCAGCCTCTGGTCTTGGCTATACTACTCATGGGCAGCTTGAGTCTCCAGCTTCAGTTTCATGAGACTAATATTGGACATAGTAAGGGTAACTTTGTAGGAATCAAGGGAACACTGGAGTTAATGTCAGTTAAGTGTCTGGCACAGTGATAAAAAATGAGATCTgggccagtcacagtggctcacaccactATGGGGTACTGTGCCCACActcccagcactggggaggccgaggtgggtggtttgcctgagctcataagttcaggaccagcctgaaccagagcaagacatcacctctaaaaatagccaggcattgtggtgggtgcctgtagttccagctactggggaggctgaggcaagagcccaggaatctgaggttgctgtgagctgtgactgcagggcactctacccggggcgacaaagtgagactctgcctcaaaaaaaaaaaaaaaaaaaaaaaaaagagagagacctgTTATTACCAACATATAtttctctaatttatttatttatttttattgttttatttttttgagacagaatctcactatgttgacctcggtagagtgctgtggcatcacagctcatagtaacctcaaactttttgggcttaagtgattctcttgcctcagcctcccaagtagctggaactataggcgcccaccacaacacctggctatttttttgttgtagttgtcactgttgtgtggcaggccccggctggattcgaacctgccagctcaggtgtatgtggctggcgccctagctgctgagctacagcctctctaatttatttatcagttgacagtcttcttttttctttcctccctcaaaTGATAGCATGTGTAAGAAACTTCTGCAGCACGTAACATGACTACAGGTATGTGACAGTTTAAAAATGAGTATAACCTATTTCAAACATGCAGAAGAGCATGGAAAATAATGTATCACCATGAGTGTATGTATCCATTAACAACAGAGGGCTGTCACGCATGTTCTAAACCTTTACACGAGTGTTATCAGAGTGTCCATGTTCTTCTATAACTTACTGCCCCAGCTTTATGTTTTTGAGACTTACCCATATTCATATATGTAgctttaattctcaaaataaccTTTTCAGTTAGGtattatgatatttatttttagactaaGACATGGAGACCCCCAAAGCTGAGCTGTCTTGCTTATGAGTATAATTTATAGAGGACAGAGGTGAGATTCAAGTCCAGGTAGTGTGACTCATAGTAGTGGTGTTGGAGGATATGGGTGGCGGAGGAGGCGCGGGAGGAATCCACCCAGGAAAGAGGTGGAGAGAAATTTATAATAATCTAACCAACTGGAAGTCAGCGGGCTCTGCATTATGACCATGTTAGCAACAATTTTCAGTAATGCAGTGATGAAATTCTTTTCCACTGGGGTGAACCACTCCTTCTGTAATCAGTCTGGACGCTGTCACATCCATAAGTGATGTCTGAGAGCGGCTGTGGTGCAACTCGGGAGGGAGCTGAACTGAACCACAGAGAATGACAGagcaaaaagatggaaagaactgCGTCTGTaggtgggcgcagtggctcacacctgtaatcccagcactctgggaggccgaggcaggcggattgcctgagcttacaagttagagaccagcctgagctacagcgagacctcttctctaaaaacagcccaggtattgtggccggcgcctgtaatcccagctacttgggagtctgaggcaagagaattgcttgagcccaggagtttgaggttattgtgagctatgacaccagggcattctacctggggcaacacagtgagactgtctcaaataaataaataaataatagaagaaCTGCATTTGTTTTTAATCCTGTTGTTGTTGTaaatacaggttgagcatccctaatctaaaaatctgaaatctgaaacacttctgctCCCAGGAATTtgggataagggatactcaacctgtattgtggtaaaatatacataattgaTCAATTTAACCACATTTAAGTTACAACTCAGTagcatttagtatattcacaatgtgGTGCACCATCACCACTGACCCATGCCCAGAACTCTCTCATCACCCCATAAGGTCTGTTCCATTAAACATTAACTCCCTATCCATCCCTCCTGCCAGCCCCTGGTGGCCTCTGCCctttgtctctgtgaatttgcttCATATTGGTAGAATCACACAATACTCTTCCTAGTGTGTCTGGATTATTTTACTCAGCATAATGGTtatgaggttcatccatgttgtaacatgtagcagaattttattcctttttaagactgaatataTTCCCATATGTATAAGAACCTACATTTTCCATGATGACTTTGAACCACCATACTTTGGGGAGATCTCTTATTAATAACTTTATCTCACGGTATAGGCCACATGGCGTGGGAGTACTTAAAATGGAAGCGCCCAGCCTGTGGCAAAATACGCCAGAATTTccgagtatgtgtgtgtgtatctctatatgtacatatatgtccACATACAAACACATGACTAGGGCCACACATTACCTTTTTTCATGCTCAGTTTAGCTATTCTGACAACctcttgttttgtgttttttttttgagaccgagtctcacttttttgcccccagtggagtgctgtggagtTAAGCCCCCAGCTACCTCAAATACTTGGGATCAAacgatcctctgcctcagcttcccaagtagctgggactacaggtgcccaacacaatgcccagctattttttagagacagggtctggctcttgctgaggctggtcttgacgttgtgagctcaagcaatccacccaattcccagagtgctaggaatacaggcgtgagccaccgtgcctgacttACAATCCCTTGTTACAACTGTTAATTTCAACATGTACAGTTATTCAGTatctaacatttttctttaccatAAAAACAACATTGAACTCCAAATTGGGTGAGACATTGTTCCTGGTGATCTATGGAGGAGAACAAATTGATGCttcttttcaaaacacttttccaCAGTCTTCTGGAGTTAGAAATAATCAAGTTTAGTCAaggataaagaataaaaacatttatttaaaaaataccatcTAGCATCAATTGTCCCAAGTTTGGCAGGCATGAAGGGGGGTGGGCAGTTAATGTTTTATTAGTGTGTAAAGTTTGAGATACAGGGAGCAttatggcaaaaaaataaaaaaatgaatacttattattaaaactaaaaaagaaaagtgagtagTAAGCTACTGTAGGGACGTTAAGGTTCAGAAAAAATCAAGATGCAATGAAAATAACCTTCTCCTCCAATAAGAACTAGCAGAATAGGAGGGTCGACTGACTTCCACAGTCTTCACAGGAATTTTGGTTCATGACTATGAAGACGTGAATTACAAAAAGATGTGAGTAGACCTCAGTACCAAAGggtagaaagggaagaagggataagaagaaaaagaaattagcagAGTATTGTCACCCAAGTGTCCctattaaaaaaagtatttttaaaaaacgtcAGTGATTATTTTCTGAGACTTTAAAAGTGTAGTGACAGCATTAGAAATTGATGATACTGTCAATATGCAAATATATCTTTTCATGGTGGGCATGTATCAAAGCCCCCTGCAACCATTATATATCACATTATAAAATTCTAACTGTTTTCTTGTTCCCTTTTCTGGTTCCTAGTTTTTCCATCCTGGGAGAGGACAAAGGCCTTTACAGATCCATCCATCCAACTTTCATTTCACAGATAGAGGAGGGTAAATGGCTTGACCATGGGCATTCTCAGTAGAGAGGCTGGACTCCAACCAGGTCTTGTGATCCCCAAAAGTGTTTTCTCGTTACAATGTGATGTGCCGCACCCCATCTCCAATCTGGCCTTGGTGATGCCCCCTCAGTCTCAGAAAggctgggaggggaaggggcCTCTCTAGCTTGCTATGAGCATGGGGCCCTAGAAGAGGAGGTGACAAGATACATCTCCTTCTTCTAGCTCAGGTCCTTAAAAACCATCCACAactcacacaggcacacacagagccaggccaTAGGAACACCtagatgaaaaatatttcctgagtAGAGCATGGTGTGTGAGTAGAACGTTTTAAAGGACATCAGAAGAGAGGTAATTGATTTTAAAGGAGAACATCTGGCCAATTACATGCAATCATACACCTCCTAAACTCTGCAAATCAAGCCCTGATTGCAAATAATGACTAATTCAGAGAGCCTCAGGCCCCAGAGGGCATCTCAACACCACTCCAGGGAGTCCCCAACTCCCACATTATCAAATGAGCTGTGAATCAATGGTGGGAAATGACTCCTAATATGCAAATTTCAGCAGAAAGGGAAACACATTTGACTGGATTCTTTGAAAAGGTCCACCACTCTCACCTCTGTTTCTGACTTTGTGCAGAGGCACTCAACATTCTAAATGTTCTATTCTGGCAGTTCATATTTCTGGGGCATGTTACCCAGAATGCTTTACGGCAACATTCAGGAGAGGAGCCTCACCAGAGCGTGGAGTCAGATCTCCCAGGCCCAATTCTGGGAGAAATTTGTGGGCCGTTTgagaaaaaattcagagaatgaaagtgtcacattttaaaaatgtctgccATACAAGTTTTCGTTCAAGTTCAATACAAGGAATATGAATTGAGAATTCCTTTGCCATATCCATGAACTAAGAAGATCACGACAGAAAAGTTCTTGAAACTCTGATAGTCTCACATGTATTGAAACATCCAAAAGTACCATGATTTTCCtgcagagatttatttttcttgtgctCTGCAGCTCTCTGTAAGGATAAGGCTCTCTTCCATTTAAACACTTCCTAGGAATTTCTTTCAAGTGAAGATCAACCATTTGGTTTATGAAACAGGATCTAGTCATGAATTATAGGTTTCTTTTCAGGCAATAAATTGTCTCTGTACCGTATTTCTCGACTCTTTCCAAATGGTTTGTTGTGTCTTATACACAGACTCCTGAAAAATTCTCTCTACTTGTGTAGGAAAGCCACGACTTTCTTCCTCTAAGGCATTGATGGTCTGGAGAACGAAGGGGGTCCTGTCCCGGGGAAGGGGGTTGTTCAGGGGCCGCATGGGGATGACAGAGTTATATTTGTGCTGCCTGTTAACGGAGTTCATTAGCGACGTGTAGAACTGAAAGTTACACCAGGTATCTCTTAAAAAGTTTTCCGTCAGCAGTAAGATGGTCCATGCAGACCCATTGACAGCGTCGTCTAAGTTCTGTAAATGCTGTCTGCCACAGGGCATCTCAGCAAAGATTATTCCCGGCTTGATACCAAAGTCATTTTGTAGCAGGTTCTGGACTCTGAGGGCTTCACCTGTGTCGTCTTCGGCATGCAGTATCACAAATTTGAGGAACACCTCTTCTTCAGCTTCGTCTACAGGCGTCCCTTCCACTCTCAAagctccctcctgcctccctgtggGCTGCTCTGTTGCACTGCCACACTCAGCCACATCACACAGGGAGACATCGTCAGGTTTCTTGGCAGCTGACGCAGGGGGTCCATGACTGGTATCCACACTGTGGCTTTTGctccaagagagaaaaagagggcaGGAATGTATTTTAGACTTCCCGATACCCATTCTAAATATCCAAGGgaaagctttatttatttctcagcatttcttttcaatctaaaaaaagaaacaatacagCAGAAGAATATTGTAAATTtaatcaaaacattaaaaatgcaaactttCATTCAACCTAGAAAGCTTAGAAAGATTTTCATATACAGGGCCTAAGAGGTAAATGATAAACAGATCACTGGGAAACTAAACTCCTAATCTTTTTGAGCTGTGAAAAGGAGTTTAGCTGGGAAACTAAACTCCTTAATCTTTTGCAAGGGCTACCACGGGCAGTCAAGAGTCACTTAAACAAGGTCTGGTTCTGTATAACAGGAGACATTTAGAAATTTTAAGTGGTATCATATTAGCACTATAAACTTCCAggttaatattaattattttggtattttactGAAAAGGTAACATACTATTCTATCCTTATGGAGTTTAAATCCAATTTCTCCATTATCGAATTGTAAAGTAAACTAGAAACAAGacgatctaaaaaaaaaaatcccaaatatttaaacattaaacataattttttttctatatcaaACACAAATACAAAATAGAACACAGATGCCCAAAAGATGTCTGGCGGTGTCACCTACTGACTCAGCATGAAgagatttgattctgtttttggatttccttttggttattttccactttattagcagtttccttcattgtttccatcatttctttcattgttttcaacatgtgtattctaaattccctttctgtcattcctaacatttctttataggtggagtcatctgcagtagctacctcatggtcccttggcggggttgttctggactggttcttcatgttgcctggagttttctgctgattcttcctcatgagtggtttcttttatctgtttcctttcctttcacttcctcttgctctttaagttctcgtgcctgtggactaagggttacaggaccagaagggtgagaaggatgaagagcaaaaaagggatgaaagaaaggaggaccgagtgataagaaaaaaaaagaaaaatagagaaaggagaggggtgggtaaaaggaatattgacacaaagaagggaggcacagaaagagggagacagagcaatataggtgcacagtagggtactttgacacaaccttaaaaaaaaccccaccttctggggatgcccagttgggtggttcccttgaggtcagcagctctttgctaacctgatcagacacagtaccccacctccaccaagtagggaggaaagacaaatatgctataaatcaaaccaaaacaagcaaacagaaaactttacaggataaaattgggtgaaaaaccaaataatagcggtagaaacactagcaaaaatgaagttctagttattgaaaaaggcagcaatgggaaattataattaaactagaaaaattgagaaagaaaaaggatctgtatggaaaaggttgaaattaaaaaacaaaacaacctgctcgggaggctgaggcaagagaattgcgtaagcccaagagttagaggttgctgtgagccatgtgatgccacggcactctacccgagggcggtacagtgagactctgtctctacaaaaaaaaaaaacaaaaaaaaaaacatcaacaacatcaaaataaacaaaaaaaaccaaccaaaccaaaaacaaacaaacaaaccaaaaaacaaaaaaaacacaaccaaaaacaaagcagtatgtatatgttattgaatattgtctgggcaacacctggtcttctggggtatgagatgttaatcacagttctgatacgactggaggctgctgatttctcaaaccccagcaggtcgacaccctaaatctctcttcagcccacttaaaaggcactttgaacttataaacttgctgagcagaagctttcccaggaaagtgcttgtcgctgaaatcactgctgaagtggctatccacttacccagtgtgccaaaaccggtctcactctgcccctgagggttagggctgcaaggcggctcagaccccacccttaggctacttggtcgctgggttaccagctcccaccctattctagctctgcgaccctgagggcggagcttgccggggcagatcgctcacaatggctccctgtgacccacagccaaacactattagctccgtctggttcagcagctcagactggggccctagacaatggccaaagttctccgcactcccgctcaggctctccctaaggcagttcaactgagtgccaagtccaaagacaccaaaacagttcacaggtaaggcctttctggtttgcagtcttgctgctgctgaacttacagttgcgggcgggtttagatggattgaacacacacgaccacttgctgtttttccactgttttagtcctccttttggggtccagaagtctctcgctgactccctgtatcctcactggggtgatgataggcagatcccaccagccagagatgcctggagtcctatctccccagattcatggtgcccaaatgcaaggaacctgttactcggccaccatcttgctccacctccccatcAGCATGAAGAGATTTGAAAAGTCAAATGAAATGATGTCTAGGATTCACTGATACAGAGgttcttttgtttgtctggggTCAGGCACTGCTGTGATAGTGAAGCTgatggagaaaaaataataaggatgTGTGAAAAGGGATACCTTTTTCTAACTAATCCTGAAATActgaagaaaatacatttatttacctAAGGAAAAGTTAAAATCTTGGTTTGTAAGTGATGTCTAGAAACAGTGACTTGAGATTTTCTCCAATGAAATCAACCATGAATAATACAGGGTagactcattcttttcttttaaaaaattctacattCAGAGTGGAAGAATTAGATCAAGTATGAAAGAACAGTATGTGAATCTAATTTAAATAATCCTTCAGAAAATGTTTGTACTGTTGATAATAGTAATATCCCCCTAAATAAGAAATTTCAAGGGGGATTCTTTtatgaaaagacagaaaacttACAACAGATAAATATAGGTTCCATGTTGTTAAATATGGTCCACAGGCTATAAtctagagcattttttttttaaggttcttagcagctttacttattttatttatttatttattttgcagtttttggccgggcctgggtttgaacccgccacctctggcatatggggccagcg carries:
- the TICAM2 gene encoding TIR domain-containing adapter molecule 2 isoform X1, translating into MGIGKSKIHSCPLFLSWSKSHSVDTSHGPPASAAKKPDDVSLCDVAECGSATEQPTGRQEGALRVEGTPVDEAEEEVFLKFVILHAEDDTGEALRVQNLLQNDFGIKPGIIFAEMPCGRQHLQNLDDAVNGSAWTILLLTENFLRDTWCNFQFYTSLMNSVNRQHKYNSVIPMRPLNNPLPRDRTPFVLQTINALEEESRGFPTQVERIFQESVYKTQQTIWKESRNTVQRQFIA
- the TICAM2 gene encoding TIR domain-containing adapter molecule 2 isoform X2; amino-acid sequence: MSKSHSVDTSHGPPASAAKKPDDVSLCDVAECGSATEQPTGRQEGALRVEGTPVDEAEEEVFLKFVILHAEDDTGEALRVQNLLQNDFGIKPGIIFAEMPCGRQHLQNLDDAVNGSAWTILLLTENFLRDTWCNFQFYTSLMNSVNRQHKYNSVIPMRPLNNPLPRDRTPFVLQTINALEEESRGFPTQVERIFQESVYKTQQTIWKESRNTVQRQFIA